One window from the genome of Paraneptunicella aestuarii encodes:
- a CDS encoding DUF3019 domain-containing protein, whose amino-acid sequence MSNGILLFIMYAGLFHSEVNALPTEWDVIPSACVVDRPGDFCRLEFEIITTAGERASLSLPACLYLEKELIQCWEQLPEHITASVEIKETNTLLLVDKNKEVLLEKKLEVKSIHPVRQRRRVRSPWSMF is encoded by the coding sequence TTGAGCAACGGAATATTGTTGTTCATTATGTATGCAGGGTTGTTCCATAGTGAGGTGAATGCGCTACCTACTGAATGGGATGTTATCCCCTCGGCGTGTGTCGTAGACAGGCCGGGCGATTTCTGTCGTCTTGAATTTGAGATCATCACGACCGCAGGTGAACGAGCTTCCCTATCATTACCCGCATGCCTCTATCTGGAAAAAGAACTCATACAATGTTGGGAACAACTTCCTGAGCACATAACAGCCAGTGTTGAAATAAAGGAAACAAACACTTTACTTCTGGTAGATAAAAATAAAGAAGTCTTATTAGAGAAAAAACTGGAAGTAAAATCTATCCATCCTGTTAGACAACGACGCCGAGTGCGTTCTCCCTGGAGTATGTTCTAA
- a CDS encoding MipA/OmpV family protein, which yields MLLTLSNKSVNTAFLALLTLFTHYGAMAQDSAEAVESGKNCDNTGCIEVDSWHLAVALGVGAKINPLVNGDDLPLVILPDIAYYGENWYWDNAEVGYQWNASSNWNIESFVSVNTEKALFTFWHPGNLLLAGSFSSITAKPVGDDEGGDTGNTLLPPTSRVSNSASSEEKVSVDDVAHRDWALDGGFRFHYSSENSEWALTLATDVSSVYNGQWLKFDYSNKFDWQGWQIQPTLSVEWKSRELTNYYYGLDADDNLPGASLYEAKAGWQPAIKLMAMKPINDQWTWLVMAGYQYLHGGMRRSPIVNKKSIITAFAGVSYRF from the coding sequence TTGTTACTTACCCTTTCAAATAAGTCGGTGAATACAGCATTTCTTGCTCTGCTGACACTGTTTACACACTATGGTGCAATGGCACAGGATAGTGCAGAGGCAGTTGAATCAGGGAAAAACTGTGACAATACAGGCTGTATTGAGGTTGATTCCTGGCACTTGGCAGTTGCTTTGGGAGTAGGAGCGAAAATAAACCCTCTGGTAAATGGCGATGATTTACCTTTAGTCATACTTCCCGATATCGCTTACTACGGCGAAAACTGGTATTGGGATAACGCCGAAGTGGGTTATCAATGGAATGCTTCATCAAACTGGAATATCGAATCTTTTGTCAGTGTTAATACTGAAAAAGCCCTGTTTACTTTTTGGCATCCAGGCAATCTTCTTCTGGCTGGATCATTCTCATCCATTACGGCTAAGCCAGTAGGTGATGATGAAGGTGGCGACACAGGCAATACACTTCTTCCCCCCACTAGTCGAGTGAGCAATTCTGCTTCTTCTGAAGAAAAGGTATCTGTCGATGATGTTGCTCATAGAGACTGGGCATTGGATGGCGGATTTAGATTTCACTATTCATCAGAAAATAGTGAGTGGGCACTTACTTTAGCCACAGATGTCAGCAGTGTTTATAATGGTCAATGGTTAAAATTCGATTATTCAAACAAATTCGACTGGCAAGGTTGGCAAATACAACCTACCTTATCAGTAGAATGGAAAAGTAGAGAGTTAACAAACTACTACTATGGCTTGGATGCTGATGATAATTTGCCAGGCGCTTCGTTGTATGAGGCCAAGGCAGGTTGGCAGCCTGCAATTAAACTGATGGCGATGAAGCCAATCAATGACCAATGGACTTGGTTAGTGATGGCTGGATATCAGTATTTGCATGGGGGAATGCGACGCAGCCCGATCGTTAATAAGAAAAGCATAATTACTGCGTTTGCTGGAGTTTCATATCGCTTCTAG